Proteins co-encoded in one Thiovulum sp. ES genomic window:
- a CDS encoding Anti-sigma-28 factor, FlgM (PFAM: Anti-sigma-28 factor, FlgM), whose protein sequence is MVTSIGNIFSPQSGTKSGEVNNLNQKGSVKEESRVDAIARAIAEGTYQIDLDSTAVALSEALKG, encoded by the coding sequence ATGGTTACATCTATTGGAAATATTTTCTCTCCTCAAAGTGGAACAAAAAGTGGAGAAGTTAATAATCTTAACCAAAAAGGTTCTGTAAAAGAAGAGAGTCGAGTTGATGCTATTGCACGAGCTATTGCTGAGGGAACTTATCAAATTGATTTAGATTCAACGGCTGTTGCTCTTTCTGAAGCTTTAAAAGGTTAA